A section of the Asticcacaulis sp. EMRT-3 genome encodes:
- a CDS encoding IclR family transcriptional regulator: MTSKAKTATGAKSKSPVYSAPALEKGFRVIELLAEHPGGLSISEIAQGLGLSMSEIFRMIMVMEQMAWLKRGDGDRYRVTTKVLDLAFKATPAEELVHAAVPHMRELSRAIEQSCHLVIREGERALVVANQQTLGPTGFSVRVGAILQLEATCSGHVLLAFNALDNGMLPAAVERAGATQDALHRVRSRGFEMMKSVRTLGVTDISFPIYAGSGYALAALTVPFLQLIDGTQTVDKVMARLHLQETARKISTDLAGVR, from the coding sequence ATGACGTCAAAAGCTAAAACCGCAACAGGCGCAAAATCGAAATCGCCGGTCTATTCGGCCCCTGCCCTGGAAAAGGGCTTCCGGGTCATCGAACTGCTGGCCGAACATCCTGGCGGATTAAGCATTTCGGAAATCGCCCAGGGCCTTGGCCTGTCGATGAGCGAGATTTTCCGTATGATCATGGTGATGGAGCAGATGGCCTGGCTCAAGCGCGGCGATGGCGACCGCTACCGGGTGACCACCAAGGTGCTCGATCTGGCCTTCAAAGCCACGCCCGCCGAAGAACTGGTGCACGCCGCCGTGCCGCATATGCGCGAACTGTCACGAGCGATTGAACAATCCTGCCATCTCGTCATCCGCGAAGGTGAGCGCGCCCTCGTCGTGGCCAATCAGCAGACCTTGGGGCCGACGGGCTTTTCCGTGCGCGTCGGCGCGATCCTGCAACTGGAAGCGACCTGCTCCGGCCATGTGCTCCTGGCCTTCAACGCGCTCGACAACGGCATGTTGCCTGCCGCGGTCGAGCGGGCGGGCGCCACGCAGGACGCCCTGCACCGTGTGCGCTCGCGTGGCTTTGAGATGATGAAAAGCGTGCGCACACTGGGCGTAACCGACATCAGCTTCCCGATCTATGCCGGCAGCGGCTACGCCCTGGCGGCACTCACCGTTCCCTTCCTGCAACTGATCGACGGCACCCAGACGGTCGATAAGGTCATGGCGCGCCTGCATTTGCAGGAAACCGCCCGAAAAATTTCCACCGATCTCGCAGGTGTCCGCTAG
- a CDS encoding beta-galactosidase, producing MCLKALLLGAAATVMAMTAGAAYADASAAGHPDWPGAGQLFVGACYQPVDRSPEEIRNDIALMKKAGFKVVRMGDLSWDYFEPAEGAYTFKAFDSVMDQMNAAGIKVILDISGLPAPIWLHYKYPGVNLVAQNGTTLYPAERYMDDISDPDYQRLVKDFADTLTKHYADHPALLAIGFDNEIGNGFMSWSEADRQRFIVWLKNRYGNLDTLNKVWATQNWSRRIDNWDEVRLPYGDGPGPFERYLDLHRFWSDVTVNDLKDLEAIREKNVPDKPAISNLWPGAGRKGFDYLSSYRDYVSYGAFGYYAGDPISGAFETMWMKGALQTPSWFNEFQAGGGGFYGAKGYSRMLAYFGLINGGQGFLAWTFNSHLGGEEQALFGLVDHDNTPSWKLGEWGQIASEFKTMEKMGFPRKLDPQVAFAYSFDTAIATTPVSPSNTVKQYIAMPYLDQEHNAFAPIFNDNIDTAVINVGHEDLSPYKLVVVAGDYLMDKASADHLRAYIQNGGTVIMTAQSAKVDEHNQWFDTPLPGRLSDVFGLKTNEFYRNSGPLKGKIGDTEFATTNTFYEILEPSTAKVIARFSNLDGTPPAVTVNKFGKGQAIYVAAMADPSMLQALYRSLYSQLSIVPGPKTPEGVYARVVDGRTLYVNASGSAKDVPVDGDKKGLLSGKTWHGTLHLDKDGVDLLQ from the coding sequence ATGTGTTTGAAAGCCCTTCTTCTGGGTGCGGCGGCCACAGTAATGGCCATGACCGCTGGTGCGGCCTATGCCGATGCCTCCGCCGCCGGTCATCCCGACTGGCCGGGCGCAGGCCAGCTTTTCGTCGGAGCCTGTTATCAGCCGGTTGATCGCTCGCCTGAAGAAATCCGCAACGATATTGCCCTGATGAAGAAGGCCGGTTTCAAAGTCGTGCGCATGGGCGACCTGTCATGGGACTATTTCGAGCCCGCCGAGGGCGCCTATACCTTCAAGGCTTTCGATTCCGTCATGGATCAGATGAACGCGGCGGGTATCAAGGTCATTCTCGATATTTCAGGCCTGCCCGCGCCGATCTGGCTGCATTATAAATATCCCGGCGTCAATCTGGTGGCGCAGAACGGCACGACCCTCTATCCGGCCGAGCGCTATATGGATGACATCAGCGATCCCGACTACCAGCGCCTGGTCAAGGATTTTGCCGACACGCTGACCAAACATTATGCCGACCATCCGGCCTTGCTGGCCATCGGTTTCGATAATGAGATCGGCAATGGCTTCATGTCGTGGTCGGAAGCCGACCGCCAGCGTTTTATCGTCTGGCTGAAAAATCGTTACGGAAATCTCGATACGCTGAACAAGGTCTGGGCCACCCAGAACTGGTCGCGGCGCATCGACAACTGGGACGAGGTGCGCCTGCCCTATGGCGACGGGCCGGGGCCGTTCGAGCGCTATCTCGATCTGCATCGCTTCTGGTCGGACGTAACCGTGAATGATCTGAAGGATCTCGAAGCGATCCGCGAAAAGAATGTGCCCGACAAGCCCGCCATTTCGAACCTGTGGCCGGGTGCTGGCCGCAAGGGCTTTGACTATCTGTCATCCTATCGTGACTATGTCAGTTACGGCGCCTTCGGCTATTATGCCGGTGACCCGATCAGCGGTGCTTTCGAGACTATGTGGATGAAGGGCGCGCTTCAGACGCCGAGCTGGTTTAACGAATTTCAGGCGGGCGGCGGCGGCTTTTATGGTGCGAAGGGCTATTCGCGGATGCTGGCCTATTTCGGCCTGATCAATGGCGGACAAGGCTTTCTCGCCTGGACCTTCAACAGCCATCTGGGCGGTGAAGAACAGGCCCTGTTCGGACTGGTCGATCACGATAATACGCCGTCATGGAAGCTGGGTGAGTGGGGCCAGATCGCTTCGGAATTCAAGACGATGGAAAAGATGGGCTTCCCCAGAAAGCTCGACCCGCAGGTGGCCTTCGCCTATTCCTTTGACACCGCCATCGCCACCACGCCTGTCAGCCCGTCCAATACGGTCAAGCAATATATCGCCATGCCCTATCTGGATCAGGAGCATAATGCCTTTGCGCCGATCTTTAACGATAATATCGACACCGCCGTCATCAATGTCGGCCACGAAGACCTGAGCCCCTACAAGCTGGTGGTGGTGGCCGGTGATTACCTGATGGACAAGGCTTCGGCCGACCATCTGCGCGCCTATATCCAGAATGGCGGCACGGTGATCATGACCGCGCAGTCGGCCAAGGTGGATGAGCATAACCAGTGGTTCGATACGCCTTTGCCGGGCCGCCTCAGCGATGTGTTCGGTCTGAAAACCAACGAATTCTACCGCAATAGCGGGCCGCTCAAGGGCAAGATCGGCGATACCGAATTCGCCACGACCAATACCTTCTATGAGATTCTCGAACCCTCAACGGCGAAGGTGATAGCGCGCTTCTCCAATCTCGACGGCACGCCGCCTGCCGTTACGGTCAATAAATTTGGCAAGGGTCAGGCCATCTATGTTGCGGCTATGGCCGATCCATCCATGTTGCAGGCCCTGTATCGCAGCCTTTACAGTCAGCTCAGCATCGTCCCCGGCCCGAAGACGCCCGAAGGTGTCTATGCGCGCGTGGTCGATGGCCGGACGCTCTATGTCAATGCCAGCGGCAGCGCGAAGGATGTGCCTGTCGATGGTGATAAAAAGGGCCTGCTGTCCGGCAAGACCTGGCACGGAACGCTGCACCTCGACAAGGACGGCGTCGATCTGCTGCAATAG
- a CDS encoding alpha-L-fucosidase: MVDINKRNLLGMPLVAALGLGVAGAASAAAQTDGECKPAPAPDYQLPIAPGPFKPTAASLETYQAPDWFRNAKFGIWAHWGPQAVPRQGDWYARFMYVPGHPDYDHHLKTYGHPSQFGYKDIIPLWTAEKFDPEALMDKYVAAGAKYFVSMGVHHDNFDLWNSKTHRWNAVAMGPKRDVVGEWARAARKRGLRFGVSEHLGASHNWWYPSHLYDQFWPKLGVNYDGADPKYADLYHHNTDEPYKGDAATWYTTDPAYHQMWFNRIHDLVDSYKPDLLYSDGGIPFGVVGRSLVAHLYNQSVEAGRVQAVYNCKALGSGEFYPDACVQDVERGVLKGINPLPWQTDTSNGDWFYSDNFTYKTAPEVIHMLTDIVSKNGNLLLNVVLYADGSLPPESQTLLDELAAWMKVNAEAIHDTRPWVIYGEGPTEAAGGAFHEGDDYTPQDIRFTTKGSDLYAITLGEASGRVSIAALGRKAGHEKRAVRSVHLLGADKPLKFRQTDAALQIDLPASLPTRHSSAFKISFKA; encoded by the coding sequence ATGGTTGACATCAATAAGCGAAATCTTCTCGGTATGCCGCTGGTGGCGGCGCTTGGTCTGGGCGTGGCCGGTGCGGCCAGCGCGGCGGCGCAGACGGACGGCGAATGCAAGCCTGCGCCTGCGCCCGACTATCAGTTGCCGATCGCCCCGGGCCCGTTCAAGCCGACGGCGGCATCACTGGAAACCTATCAGGCGCCCGACTGGTTCCGTAACGCCAAGTTCGGCATCTGGGCGCACTGGGGGCCGCAGGCCGTGCCGCGCCAGGGCGACTGGTACGCGCGCTTCATGTATGTGCCCGGCCATCCCGACTATGACCACCACCTCAAGACCTACGGCCATCCGTCGCAATTTGGCTATAAGGACATCATCCCGTTGTGGACGGCCGAGAAATTCGACCCCGAAGCCCTGATGGACAAGTATGTTGCCGCCGGTGCGAAATACTTTGTCAGCATGGGCGTCCACCACGACAATTTCGATCTGTGGAACTCCAAAACCCACCGCTGGAACGCGGTGGCTATGGGGCCGAAGCGCGATGTGGTCGGCGAATGGGCAAGAGCCGCGCGCAAACGCGGCTTACGCTTTGGCGTGTCAGAGCATCTGGGTGCCAGCCATAACTGGTGGTATCCCAGCCATCTCTATGATCAGTTCTGGCCGAAACTGGGCGTCAATTACGATGGCGCCGATCCCAAATATGCCGATCTCTATCATCACAATACCGACGAGCCCTATAAGGGCGACGCTGCAACCTGGTACACCACCGATCCGGCCTATCATCAGATGTGGTTCAACCGCATCCATGATCTGGTCGATTCCTATAAGCCCGATCTGCTCTATTCCGACGGCGGCATTCCGTTCGGTGTGGTCGGGCGTTCGCTGGTGGCTCACCTCTATAATCAGAGCGTTGAGGCGGGCCGGGTGCAGGCCGTCTATAATTGCAAGGCGCTCGGCTCGGGCGAATTCTATCCCGACGCCTGCGTGCAGGATGTCGAGCGCGGCGTGCTGAAGGGCATCAATCCGCTGCCCTGGCAGACCGATACCTCGAACGGCGACTGGTTCTACAGCGACAACTTCACCTACAAGACCGCCCCCGAAGTCATCCACATGCTGACCGACATTGTCAGCAAGAACGGCAATCTTTTGCTCAATGTGGTGCTGTACGCCGATGGCAGCCTGCCGCCGGAATCGCAGACCCTGCTTGATGAACTGGCGGCGTGGATGAAGGTCAATGCCGAGGCGATCCACGATACCCGTCCGTGGGTTATCTATGGCGAGGGCCCGACCGAAGCCGCGGGCGGGGCCTTCCATGAGGGCGACGACTACACGCCGCAGGACATCCGCTTCACCACCAAGGGCAGCGACCTCTATGCCATCACGCTCGGCGAAGCCAGCGGCAGGGTATCTATCGCCGCGCTGGGCCGCAAGGCGGGCCATGAGAAACGCGCCGTGCGCAGCGTCCACCTGCTGGGCGCAGACAAGCCTCTGAAATTTCGCCAGACGGACGCCGCCCTGCAGATTGATCTGCCGGCCAGCCTGCCCACGCGCCATTCAAGCGCCTTCAAAATCAGCTTCAAGGCCTGA
- a CDS encoding DUF2892 domain-containing protein translates to MTIERAVFAFAGFMTLLSVALTYWVSPYFVWLTVFVGANLFQFAFTKFCPAAMVFKAMGLKSAAEARSRP, encoded by the coding sequence ATGACTATTGAGCGCGCCGTTTTTGCCTTTGCGGGCTTTATGACCCTGCTGAGCGTGGCCCTGACCTACTGGGTCAGCCCCTATTTCGTCTGGCTGACCGTCTTTGTGGGGGCGAATCTGTTCCAGTTCGCCTTCACCAAATTCTGTCCGGCGGCGATGGTCTTTAAAGCTATGGGGCTGAAGTCCGCCGCAGAGGCACGATCCCGACCTTAG
- a CDS encoding zinc-binding alcohol dehydrogenase family protein: MTMPESDAVADLDADIMDVLVCVKPWELALEKRARPVRAPGEVLVRVRRVGVCGTDMHIFAGRQPYLQYPRVMGHELSGQVAEADAQSALRPGDIVYIMPYLSCGHCRACKTGKTNCCMNIQVLGVHRDGGMAEYLAVPEAFVFRCEGLDLDSAALIEFLAIGRHAVRRSGLIGEGLIGEGLVGGGQGKRVLVVGVGPIGIATALFAKLSGAHVTVVDTRPERLAFCREHLGVDRAFVVDDGLDARLAEATDGEFFDTVFDATGAPAAMEKGFHYVGHGGSYVLISVVAASLTFSDPEFHKRETTLMGSRNATVADFEAVVQAIRDRKVPVSALITHRTRLADMPKAMPAWASPDAGVIKAVVEC, from the coding sequence ATGACCATGCCGGAATCGGACGCAGTTGCAGACCTGGACGCGGACATCATGGATGTGCTGGTGTGCGTCAAACCCTGGGAACTGGCGCTCGAAAAAAGAGCCAGGCCGGTGCGCGCCCCCGGCGAGGTTCTGGTGCGGGTCAGGCGTGTCGGCGTGTGCGGCACGGACATGCATATTTTTGCCGGGCGCCAGCCTTATCTGCAATATCCGCGCGTCATGGGCCACGAACTGTCCGGGCAGGTGGCCGAAGCCGATGCGCAGAGCGCGCTTCGCCCCGGCGATATTGTCTATATCATGCCCTATCTGTCGTGCGGTCATTGCCGCGCCTGCAAAACGGGCAAGACCAATTGCTGCATGAATATTCAGGTTCTGGGCGTGCATCGTGACGGCGGCATGGCCGAATATCTGGCGGTGCCGGAAGCGTTTGTCTTTCGCTGCGAAGGGCTTGACCTCGACAGCGCCGCCCTGATCGAATTTCTGGCGATCGGTCGTCATGCCGTGCGCCGTTCGGGGCTGATTGGCGAGGGCCTGATTGGCGAGGGTCTGGTCGGCGGGGGGCAGGGCAAGCGCGTTCTGGTCGTGGGGGTAGGCCCGATCGGCATCGCCACGGCGCTGTTTGCCAAGCTGTCAGGCGCGCACGTCACTGTTGTGGATACCCGGCCTGAGCGACTGGCCTTTTGCCGAGAGCACTTAGGCGTTGATCGCGCCTTCGTGGTGGATGACGGCCTCGATGCGCGGCTGGCCGAAGCGACGGACGGCGAATTTTTTGATACCGTGTTTGACGCCACCGGCGCGCCAGCGGCGATGGAGAAAGGGTTTCACTATGTCGGTCATGGCGGCAGCTATGTGCTGATTTCCGTGGTGGCGGCCAGCCTGACCTTCAGCGACCCGGAATTCCACAAGCGCGAAACGACGCTGATGGGCAGTCGCAACGCCACCGTGGCCGATTTCGAAGCCGTGGTGCAGGCTATACGCGATCGAAAAGTGCCCGTCAGTGCGCTCATCACCCACCGCACGCGGCTCGCGGATATGCCTAAAGCCATGCCCGCCTGGGCCAGTCCCGATGCGGGCGTCATCAAGGCCGTGGTGGAGTGTTGA